The following are from one region of the Juglans regia cultivar Chandler chromosome 10, Walnut 2.0, whole genome shotgun sequence genome:
- the LOC108979641 gene encoding uncharacterized protein LOC108979641 translates to MARSFFRKLLTYLSSDDELDAVINAEADEESSRHHGNRQRRKFIRRDHIQGHERLFRDYFSENPVYPSNLFRRRFRMSRPLFLRILNEVEAYEPYFVQRRDNAGRLGLSSMQKITAALRMLAYGVTGDFMDEYIRIGESTAMESLKKFCKTIVTVFSDEYLRSPNANDIARLLVVGEQRGFPAQGRAPPVNYTINGNDYTMGYYFADGIYPKWSTFVKTIPSPQGNKKKNFATAQESAKKDVERAFGVLQQRFAIICGPSRLFKVNDLINIMKASVILHNIIIEDERDDSQGLNMEYDQLDDDLPELSRNPTNEFINFIQRHHEIRDSSAHHQLQAYLIEHHWQLYSQQ, encoded by the exons ATGGCTCGTTCTTTCTTTCGCAAATtacttacatacttgtcatcTGATGATGAGCTGGATGCTGTTATTAATGCCGAGGCTGATGAAGAGTCATCGAGACATCATGGCAATCGCCAACGTCGTAAGTTTAttcggcgtgatcatattcaagggcatgagCGCCTTTTTCGTGACTATTTCTcagaaaatccagtatatcCCTCAAATCTATTTCGAAGGAGATTTCGGATGAGTCGTCCCTTATTTCTCCGTATCCTAAATGAGGTAGAGGCTTACGAGCCCTACTTCGTccagagaagagataatgccggaagacttggtttatcttctatgcaaaagataaccgCAGCACTTAGAATGCTGGCCTATGGGGTTActggagattttatggatgaatacatacgtattggagaaagcaccgcaatggagagtctcaaaaaattttgcaAGACAATCGTAACtgttttttcagatgaatatttgcggtctccaaatgccaatgatattgctcgatTGCTTGTTGTTGGTGAACAACGGGGATTCCC TGCCCAAGGGCGTGCTCCACCagtcaattacacaatcaatggcAATGACTACACTATGGGGTACTACTTTGCCGATGGTATTTATCCCAAGTGGTCAACGTTTGTGAAGACGATTCCATCACCCCAagggaataagaaaaaaaactttgccACAGCACAAGAATCTGCAAAAAAAGATGTCGAGCGTGCCTTCGGGGTACTTCAACAACGATTTGCAATCATTTGTGGACCTTCTCGATTATTCAAAGTCAATGACctaataaatataatgaaagcaagcgttattctacataacattatcattgaGGATGAGCGTGATGATAGTCAGGGTTTGAACATGGagtatgatcaacttgatgatgatCTTCCAGAATTGTCGCGCAATCCAACTAACGAGTTTATCAACTTCATTCAGCGCCATCATGAAATTAGAGACAGCTCGGCACATCATCAACTACAAGCATATTTAATTGAACATCACTGGCAATTATATTCCCAACAATAG
- the LOC109004830 gene encoding kinesin-related protein 3-like, which produces MDSEEHGHMFFTSLLNQEPELDHIYVGQGEHPMTLDDSPPPPQVQPPSQRKSARGANFTPEEDKLLVSTWLNSSIDAIQGTDQKHAQLWEKVSQNFNDYKESTNERSVGSLIHRWSAIQKATNKFCTKLTQVEGLNQSGMTEQDKFEKAKVMYQSLEKMTFQFEHCWQLLKDQPKWNQRCTKDGTKRRSTMSPTYSRTSAVATNSPIDSVGGTEGENLESNDVIELDRPIGRKAEKGKRKAQGRASDELVELSKKRYSLLEESRAQEKEFFRLKVEKMAYEREMEGNKCRQEDERLRLEAEKLEIARLEREERIMLLDVSTLNEVQKVYSQQLQREILARRNASSD; this is translated from the exons atggaCTCAGAAGAGCATGGACATATGTTCTTCACCAGCCTCCTGAATCAGGAGCCTGAACTTGaccacatttatgttggtcaagGTGAACATCCCATGACTTTGGATGACTCTCCACCCCCGCCCCAAGTACAGCCTCCCTCTCAAAGAAAATCAGCTAGGGGTGCAAACTTCACCCCCgaagaagacaagttacttgtctccaCATGGCTGAATAGTAGCATTGATGCCATCCAAGGAACGGATCAAAAACATGCCCAACTTTGGGAAAAAGTTAGTCAAAACTTCAATGAttataaagaaagtacaaatGAGCGGAGTGTTGGGTCCTTAATACATCGGTGGTCTGCCATTCAAAAGGCGACGAACAAATTTTGTACTAAACTCACTCAAGTTGAAGGGCtgaatcaaagtggcatgaCTGAGCAAGATAAG tttgagaaagcgAAGGTCATGTACCAATCGCTTGAGAAAATGACTTTTCagttcgagcattgttggcaGCTATTGAAGGACCAGCCGAAATGGAATCAGCGTTGCACAAAGGATGGGACAAAGCGAAGGTCGACGATGTCCCCTACATATTCGCGTACATCAGCAGTGGCAACTAATTCACCCATTGATTCAGTGGGTGGTACAGAGGGCGAGAATCTGGAAAGTAATGATGTCATCGAATTGGATAGGCCAATAGGGAGAAAAGCTGAGAAAGGAAAACGTAAGGCCCAAGGCAGGGCCTCAGATGAGCTTGTGGAGCTCAGCAAGAAAAGATATAGTCTCCTAGAGGAGTCACGTGCTCAGGAGAAAGAATTTTTCCGACTCAAGGTTGAGAAGATGGCATATGAACgagaaatggagggaaataaaTGTAGACAAGAGGACGAGAGATTAAGGTTGGAGGCGGAGAAACTGGAAATCGCCCGGTTGGAGAGAGAGGAGCGCATAATGTTGCTCGATGTCAGTACGTTAAATGAAGTTCAGAAAGTATATTCCCAGCAACTTCAAAGAGAGATATTGGCGCGACGCAATGCATCCTCAGATTGA